The Cylindrospermopsis curvispora GIHE-G1 genome contains a region encoding:
- a CDS encoding rod shape-determining protein, which yields MGIDLGTANTLVYVSGKGIVLQEPSVVAIDHNEKIALAVGEDAKRMLGRTPGNITAVRPLRDGVIADFDTAELMLKSFIQRVNEGKPLLLPRIVIGIPSGVTGVERRAVMDAAAQAGAREVYLIDEPVAAAIGAGLPVAEPTGNMIIDIGGGTTEVAVLSLQGTVVSESVRIAGDELTDSITQYMKKVHNLVIGERTAEDIKIRIGSAYPSTDEDQGTMEVRGLHLLSGLPRTVTVQGQEVRESMLEPLAIIVEAVKRTLERTPPELAADIIDRGIMLAGGGALLKGLDTLISHETGIVTHIAADPLSCVVLGTGRVLENFKQLERVFSGRSRNT from the coding sequence ATGGGTATCGATCTCGGTACAGCTAACACCTTAGTATACGTGTCTGGTAAAGGCATAGTATTACAGGAACCATCAGTAGTGGCGATTGATCATAATGAAAAAATAGCCTTAGCAGTGGGAGAGGATGCCAAAAGGATGCTGGGCCGAACTCCAGGCAATATTACGGCAGTTCGACCCCTTCGTGATGGTGTTATAGCCGACTTTGACACAGCCGAGCTAATGTTAAAAAGCTTCATTCAAAGGGTAAATGAAGGCAAACCTCTGCTCCTTCCGAGGATTGTTATTGGCATTCCCAGTGGAGTAACGGGAGTAGAGAGAAGAGCTGTTATGGATGCAGCTGCTCAAGCGGGGGCCAGGGAAGTATATCTAATTGATGAGCCAGTAGCAGCAGCCATTGGTGCTGGTTTGCCAGTAGCAGAGCCCACTGGTAATATGATTATCGATATTGGTGGAGGTACTACGGAAGTAGCTGTACTTAGCTTACAGGGAACAGTGGTCAGCGAGTCAGTTCGGATTGCTGGTGATGAGCTAACCGATTCCATCACTCAGTACATGAAGAAAGTTCATAATTTGGTAATTGGGGAAAGAACAGCAGAGGACATTAAAATCCGCATTGGTTCCGCCTATCCCAGCACTGATGAAGATCAGGGGACTATGGAAGTTCGAGGTCTCCATCTGCTTTCTGGGTTGCCAAGAACAGTCACAGTGCAAGGGCAAGAAGTACGTGAAAGCATGCTAGAACCATTAGCAATTATAGTAGAAGCAGTCAAACGCACTCTGGAAAGAACACCTCCAGAACTGGCAGCCGATATTATTGATAGGGGAATCATGTTGGCAGGAGGTGGTGCGCTACTTAAAGGCTTAGACACACTAATTAGTCATGAAACTGGTATAGTAACCCACATAGCTGCGGATCCCTTGAGCTGTGTAGTCTTGGGAACTGGACGTGTCCTGGAAAACTTCAAGCAGCTTGAACGTGTATTTAGTGGAAGGTCCCGTAACACATAA
- the mreC gene encoding rod shape-determining protein MreC — protein MFTIKRWWEHKTLQLAFLGLILGGAWTLKETNGELLMELYQSFISPLTTLQSINPTENRIRDAKLMELQTRIVELQTQNQRLQNLLGYVEKRVTSNRPVVARVVGRSADHWWQQVTVNRGAKVGIKPGFVVKAEGGLVGLVRTVTPHTSRVLLISDATSQVGVTISRTAAKGILRGDYSGEGVLEFYEKVPNIKIGDVVSTSTYSRKFPPGEPVGRIKSLDLKKLPAPLAKVELFPPIRYLDWVTIYPHVPDNLEEIPNNINDNQSNK, from the coding sequence ATGTTTACTATAAAACGTTGGTGGGAGCATAAGACATTACAGCTAGCATTCTTAGGTTTAATATTGGGTGGTGCTTGGACATTGAAGGAGACAAATGGTGAGTTATTAATGGAGCTATACCAATCTTTTATCTCTCCTTTAACCACCTTGCAATCTATTAATCCTACGGAGAATAGAATTCGGGATGCTAAACTCATGGAGTTACAAACTCGCATAGTGGAATTACAAACCCAAAATCAAAGACTACAAAATTTACTGGGCTATGTAGAGAAGAGGGTAACTTCCAATCGCCCAGTAGTAGCAAGAGTAGTTGGACGTAGTGCAGATCACTGGTGGCAACAAGTAACTGTAAATAGGGGGGCAAAAGTAGGAATTAAACCTGGTTTTGTAGTCAAAGCAGAAGGTGGGCTAGTGGGTTTGGTGCGCACAGTTACCCCCCATACTAGCCGCGTCCTACTAATTAGCGATGCCACAAGTCAAGTAGGAGTAACTATTAGTCGAACTGCAGCTAAAGGTATTTTGCGGGGTGATTATTCCGGGGAGGGGGTGTTGGAATTTTATGAGAAAGTCCCTAATATTAAGATAGGGGATGTAGTATCCACTTCCACCTACAGTCGAAAATTTCCACCCGGTGAACCCGTGGGGAGAATAAAGTCTTTAGATTTAAAGAAATTGCCAGCCCCGTTAGCCAAAGTGGAATTGTTTCCACCAATTCGCTACTTGGACTGGGTGACAATATATCCCCATGTACCAGATAATCTGGAGGAAATACCAAACAACATTAACGATAACCAGAGCAATAAATAA
- the mreD gene encoding rod shape-determining protein MreD, whose amino-acid sequence MKISGFFSGKNLNSTKKYQESKPLIPPLKYWYPWSREVLNWIVIFISVLLCLLISPTRFLGTELLGIAPNWPLIWLVAWSVKRPAISGAFAGIIMGLLQDALTYPHPSHTVSLAIVGILTGRLQKQRFIQEDFISIALIVFIMVLISNTVFVVQLFFTNNSCRPNCFQMIEDIWIYYQRSTLSSAILSSLWAPVVYYPLNHWWQKIKLTRN is encoded by the coding sequence ATGAAAATTTCTGGATTTTTTAGCGGTAAAAATCTCAATTCAACCAAAAAATACCAAGAATCCAAGCCCTTAATTCCTCCACTGAAGTACTGGTACCCCTGGTCACGGGAAGTTTTAAACTGGATAGTTATATTTATATCTGTGCTTCTATGCTTATTAATATCACCAACTAGATTTTTGGGTACGGAGTTGTTGGGAATAGCACCCAACTGGCCATTAATTTGGCTAGTCGCTTGGAGTGTGAAACGTCCTGCGATTTCTGGTGCGTTCGCGGGTATAATTATGGGACTGTTGCAAGATGCTTTAACATATCCTCATCCTTCCCACACTGTAAGCCTAGCAATTGTGGGGATATTAACTGGTCGACTGCAAAAACAGCGTTTTATTCAGGAGGATTTTATTTCCATTGCCCTCATAGTATTTATTATGGTTCTTATATCAAATACTGTTTTTGTTGTTCAGTTATTCTTTACGAATAATAGTTGTAGACCTAATTGTTTCCAAATGATTGAGGATATCTGGATATACTACCAGAGATCTACTCTTTCTTCTGCTATTCTCAGCAGTCTTTGGGCTCCTGTAGTGTATTATCCTCTTAATCATTGGTGGCAAAAAATCAAGTTGACTCGTA